The following are from one region of the Myotis daubentonii chromosome 2, mMyoDau2.1, whole genome shotgun sequence genome:
- the CD9 gene encoding CD9 antigen: MPVKGGTKCIKYLLFGFNFVFWLAGIAVLAIGLWLRFDSQTKSIFEQENSHSSFYTGVYILIGAGALMMLVGFLGCCGAVQESQCMLGLFFMFLLVIFALEIAAAVWGYSHKDEVIKELQEFYTDTYSKLKNKDEPQRETLKAIHYALDCCGIVGGVEQFISDICPKKDVLTSITVKPCPEAIKEVFHNKFHIIGAVGIGIAVVMIFGMIFSMILCCAIRRSREMV, from the exons CTTGCTGGGATTGCAGTCCTTGCCATTGGACTATGGCTCCGATTCGACTCTCAGACGAAGAGCATCTTCGAGCAAGAAAATAGTCATTCCAGCTTCTACACAG GAGTTTATATTCTGATTGGAGCCGGTGCCCTCATGATGCTGGTGGGTTTCCTGGGCTGCTGTGGGGCTGTGCAAGAGTCCCAGTGCATGCTGGGATTG TTCTTTATGTTCCTCTTGGTGATATTTGCCCTTGAAATAGCTGCGGCCGTCTGGGGATATTCGCACAAAGATGAG GTGATTAAGGAACTCCAGGAATTTTACACGGACACCTACTCCAAGCTGAAAAACAAGGACGAGCCCCAACGGGAAACGCTGAAAGCCATCCACTATGCG TTGGATTGCTGTGGTATAGTAGGGGGAGTGGAACAATTCATCTCGGACATCTGCCCCAAAAAGGATGTACTCACAAGCATCACAGTGAAG CCCTGCCCTGAGGCCATCAAAGAGGTCTTCCACAACAAGTTCCACATCATTGGCGCCGTGGGCATCGGGATCGCCGTGGTGATG ATCTTTGGCATGATCTTCAGTATGATCCTGTGCTGTGCTATCCGCAGAAGCCGAGAGATGGTCTAG